In uncultured Desulfuromusa sp., a genomic segment contains:
- a CDS encoding type I restriction-modification enzyme R subunit C-terminal domain-containing protein, producing MTPAPEAEARIKIDELLETAGWQVQDAKAVNIHAARGVAIREFPLATGHGFADYLLYVDGKAAGVIEAKKVGSTLTGVEIQSDKYTTGLPEGLPCWYNPLPFSFQSTGVETRFTNGFDPAPRSRNVFAFHRPELFAEWLEPDSGVTLDQVAEAQECYGQPQTFLSRLQQMPPLVTEGLWPAQITAINNLEASLRDNHPRSLIQMATGSGKTFTAINFIYRLIKFAGARRVLFLVDRGNLGKQTLKEFQQYVSPYNNFKFSEEYNVHRLTTNSFGSKSTRVCICTIQRLYSMLKGRDLPEELEDSVEFGTLFKEPDPIEYNPAIPIGTFDIIVTDECHRSIYNLWRQVLEYFDAHLIGLTATPSKQTFGFFNQNLVMEYGHEHAVADGVNVNYDVYRIKTAITEQGGEVEAGYYVDKRDRETREVRWEQLDDDFNYDAKQLDRDVVAVDQIRKVIQTYRDRLPSEIFPGRTEVPKTLIFAKDDSHAEDIVKIVREEFGKGNDFAQKITYRTTGAKPEDLIASFRNSYNPRIAVTVDMIATGTDIKAVEVVFFMRSVKSRAYFEQMKGRGVRIINDNDLQAVTPDALTKDHFVIVDAVGVCEMDQTDSRPMERKKNVGFEKLLQAVAFGNAEPDVISSVAARLARMEKKLTAEEHQQVEPLLGGKSLKELTGDLVDALNPDNHIVKAKKDFATSEPDAKQVKQSAVKLVAEAVKPLCNPDLRELLLAIKKKNEQIIDTVSPDTLIFAGFTEEKAKGVIESFEQFIVDNKDEITALQILYSKPFKQRLKFEDVRELAEKLVAQVEQLRIYQTHPQGWEKRVPDELWAAYQKLQAGKVRGAAANHILTDLVSLVRFAMHQENELVPFPEKVQVNFQAWVEQQQASGKNFTDEQRKWLEMIRDHIAANLLIETDDFDYAPFAQAGGIGKVYQLFGDQLTNVIEELNAALVA from the coding sequence ATGACACCAGCACCGGAAGCGGAAGCACGGATTAAGATTGACGAACTGCTGGAGACAGCGGGTTGGCAGGTTCAAGATGCCAAAGCTGTCAATATCCATGCAGCCCGTGGTGTTGCTATCCGTGAATTTCCTCTGGCTACCGGGCATGGTTTTGCTGATTACCTCCTCTATGTCGATGGTAAGGCCGCAGGTGTTATTGAGGCGAAAAAGGTCGGTTCTACTCTGACCGGGGTTGAAATTCAATCGGACAAATATACGACCGGCCTCCCTGAAGGTTTACCCTGCTGGTACAACCCGCTACCGTTTTCTTTTCAGTCGACTGGAGTTGAAACCCGTTTCACCAACGGTTTTGATCCCGCGCCTCGCTCCCGCAATGTGTTTGCTTTTCACCGACCTGAACTTTTTGCTGAATGGTTAGAGCCAGATTCTGGGGTTACGCTTGATCAGGTTGCAGAGGCGCAAGAATGTTATGGTCAGCCGCAAACGTTTCTGTCTCGTTTGCAGCAAATGCCGCCACTGGTCACCGAAGGCTTATGGCCAGCGCAGATCACAGCGATTAACAACCTTGAAGCCTCTTTGCGCGACAACCATCCCCGTTCGCTGATTCAGATGGCGACTGGTAGCGGCAAGACCTTCACGGCTATCAACTTTATCTATCGACTGATCAAGTTTGCCGGGGCCCGACGAGTGTTGTTTCTGGTCGACCGGGGAAATTTGGGCAAACAGACTCTCAAGGAGTTTCAGCAGTATGTTTCGCCTTATAACAACTTTAAATTCAGTGAAGAATATAATGTTCATCGCCTGACGACTAATTCATTTGGTAGTAAGTCTACGCGTGTTTGTATCTGCACCATCCAGCGCCTCTATTCGATGCTCAAGGGGCGTGATCTTCCGGAGGAGTTGGAAGATTCGGTCGAGTTTGGAACTCTGTTTAAAGAACCCGATCCCATTGAATATAATCCCGCTATCCCTATCGGTACTTTCGATATCATCGTCACCGACGAGTGCCACCGCTCCATCTACAACCTCTGGCGTCAGGTGCTGGAATATTTCGATGCTCATCTCATCGGTCTCACAGCGACCCCCAGCAAGCAGACCTTCGGCTTCTTCAATCAGAATCTGGTGATGGAGTACGGCCACGAACACGCCGTCGCCGACGGGGTTAACGTCAATTACGATGTCTATCGTATCAAGACCGCCATTACCGAACAGGGCGGGGAGGTCGAGGCCGGTTATTACGTCGACAAGCGCGACCGGGAAACCCGCGAGGTGCGCTGGGAACAGTTGGATGATGATTTCAACTATGACGCCAAACAGCTTGACCGGGATGTGGTCGCCGTCGATCAGATCCGCAAGGTGATTCAAACCTATCGTGACAGACTCCCCTCGGAGATATTCCCCGGTCGGACCGAAGTACCGAAGACGCTGATCTTTGCCAAGGATGATTCCCACGCTGAGGATATCGTCAAGATTGTCCGCGAGGAGTTCGGCAAGGGGAATGACTTTGCCCAGAAGATCACCTATCGTACCACCGGAGCCAAGCCCGAAGATCTGATTGCCTCTTTCCGCAACAGCTACAATCCGCGTATCGCCGTCACTGTCGACATGATCGCTACCGGCACCGATATCAAGGCAGTCGAAGTGGTCTTCTTTATGCGCAGTGTCAAGTCGCGTGCCTATTTCGAGCAGATGAAGGGGCGCGGAGTGCGAATCATCAATGACAATGACCTGCAAGCGGTCACGCCTGACGCCCTCACCAAGGATCATTTCGTCATTGTCGACGCAGTCGGGGTCTGCGAGATGGATCAGACCGATTCTCGTCCGATGGAGCGCAAGAAAAACGTCGGTTTCGAAAAACTTTTACAGGCCGTTGCTTTCGGTAATGCTGAGCCCGATGTGATATCATCCGTCGCTGCTCGTTTGGCACGGATGGAAAAGAAGCTGACCGCCGAAGAGCATCAGCAAGTTGAACCCTTGCTTGGTGGCAAGAGCCTCAAGGAATTAACGGGTGATCTGGTCGACGCACTTAATCCAGACAATCACATTGTCAAAGCGAAAAAGGATTTCGCCACCAGCGAGCCTGATGCTAAACAAGTGAAGCAATCTGCCGTCAAGCTGGTCGCCGAGGCGGTCAAGCCGCTCTGTAATCCGGATTTGCGTGAATTGCTGTTGGCGATCAAAAAGAAGAACGAGCAAATTATCGACACGGTCAGCCCCGATACCCTAATATTCGCCGGTTTCACCGAAGAAAAGGCCAAGGGTGTGATCGAATCATTTGAGCAGTTCATCGTCGACAACAAGGATGAAATTACCGCCTTACAGATTCTTTACAGTAAACCTTTCAAACAACGCTTGAAGTTTGAGGATGTCCGTGAGCTAGCCGAAAAGCTGGTGGCCCAGGTGGAACAGTTGCGCATCTACCAGACCCATCCGCAGGGGTGGGAGAAGCGAGTGCCGGATGAACTGTGGGCGGCCTACCAGAAGTTGCAGGCAGGTAAGGTTCGTGGTGCAGCGGCCAATCATATTTTGACCGATCTGGTGTCGCTGGTGCGTTTTGCCATGCATCAGGAGAATGAGTTGGTGCCGTTTCCCGAAAAGGTGCAGGTTAACTTCCAGGCCTGGGTTGAACAGCAACAGGCAAGCGGCAAGAACTTTACTGATGAGCAGCGCAAGTGGCTGGAGATGATTCGGGACCATATTGCGGCTAATTTGTTGATTGAGACCGATGATTTTGATTATGCGCCCTTTGCGCAGGCGGGTGGGATAGGGAAGGTTTATCAGCTTTTTGGTGACCAGTTAACGAACGTTATAGAAGAACTCAATGCCGCACTTGTCGCCTAA
- a CDS encoding restriction endonuclease subunit S, whose amino-acid sequence MSSEKIYDNISELPSGWRREPLGEVIPVIRGASPRPKGDPRYFGGDIPWIMISDITREKGKFLSKTKDHVTEAGSQKSRFLKAGTLILSNSGTVCVPKILAVDGCIHDGFVAFPELPENFDPLFLYYYFDLIRPNIINANRQGITQVNLNTTIVKEIRLPIAPLEQQKRIVAEIEKQFSRLDEAVTNLKRVKANLKRYKAAVLKAAVEGKLTEEWRNQHPDVETADKLLKDLLVAKGLSLGGKTKSKEPKTLPELSDPEIVKLPMLPDGWAWVKLLNATLEVVVGYVGPIKGHFTENQAIRFLSTTHIGENVFIDSDVRYVTNEFDSKNAKSSVEAGDILIARHGDSGKACLVPQGLGKAQVSNAVIVRPLKKHTDPIYITYAINATRRELQRLKVGGVQQVVNTMSMSNFPLPLPPHEEQKVIANEIESKFSVIDSFDEVIAESLKRANSLRKSILKNAFSGRLIADTTIANVEVVNV is encoded by the coding sequence ATGAGTTCTGAGAAAATATACGACAACATTTCGGAGTTGCCTTCTGGGTGGCGTAGGGAACCACTCGGAGAGGTCATTCCTGTAATACGTGGAGCATCTCCACGGCCTAAGGGAGATCCTAGGTATTTTGGCGGTGATATTCCATGGATAATGATCTCCGATATTACCCGCGAAAAAGGTAAATTCTTATCTAAAACCAAAGATCATGTTACAGAAGCTGGGTCGCAGAAAAGCCGCTTCCTAAAGGCAGGAACTCTTATTTTGTCCAACAGTGGGACGGTCTGTGTTCCTAAGATTCTTGCTGTTGATGGCTGTATTCATGACGGCTTTGTGGCCTTCCCTGAACTACCAGAAAATTTCGATCCACTTTTTCTTTATTACTATTTTGACCTGATACGGCCAAACATTATCAATGCGAACCGGCAGGGAATTACCCAGGTCAACTTAAACACCACAATAGTAAAAGAAATACGACTTCCCATTGCTCCTTTGGAACAACAAAAACGCATCGTCGCGGAAATCGAAAAGCAATTCTCCCGCCTCGACGAAGCCGTCACCAACCTCAAGCGCGTTAAGGCCAACCTCAAACGCTACAAAGCCGCCGTTCTCAAAGCCGCCGTCGAAGGCAAACTCACCGAAGAATGGCGCAATCAGCATCCCGATGTTGAGACTGCCGACAAACTTTTAAAAGATCTCCTTGTCGCTAAAGGCTTGTCCCTTGGAGGGAAAACTAAGTCAAAAGAGCCAAAGACTCTACCTGAATTGTCAGACCCTGAAATTGTCAAACTACCAATGCTTCCAGATGGCTGGGCATGGGTTAAGTTGCTAAATGCAACTCTGGAGGTTGTTGTTGGTTATGTTGGCCCAATCAAGGGGCATTTTACAGAAAACCAAGCAATTCGGTTCTTGAGCACGACACATATTGGCGAAAACGTGTTTATTGATAGTGATGTCCGTTACGTCACAAATGAGTTTGACTCGAAAAATGCAAAGTCGTCAGTAGAAGCAGGGGATATCTTAATCGCAAGACATGGGGATTCTGGAAAAGCTTGTTTGGTGCCACAAGGCCTAGGTAAGGCTCAAGTTTCGAATGCAGTAATAGTGAGACCTTTAAAAAAACACACAGACCCCATTTATATTACCTATGCAATTAATGCAACAAGACGAGAACTCCAACGCCTTAAAGTTGGAGGTGTTCAGCAAGTGGTTAACACTATGTCTATGAGTAATTTTCCCTTACCACTACCCCCACATGAAGAACAGAAAGTTATTGCCAATGAAATTGAGTCGAAATTCTCAGTGATTGATTCTTTTGATGAGGTTATTGCTGAAAGTTTGAAGCGAGCAAATAGTCTTCGGAAATCTATTCTAAAGAACGCATTTTCTGGCAGATTAATTGCTGACACCACAATAGCGAATGTTGAGGTCGTGAATGTTTAA
- a CDS encoding P-loop NTPase fold protein, producing MFKSDQPIDSSKQDLLGRALFAQSFATALLSHKDNRSVVTALYGKWGAGKSSVINMALEHVQEKARNLGKEELPIVFKFNPWNFSDQNQLVSQFFKQLAYSLQHKDYGENAKEAGRKLEVYANLIAPLTLIPIPAVSGGVAALVAVLKGVGNAAISWGKKNQKDLAALKDDLNEILSRSKRKIIIVIDDIDRLNNAEIRQIFQLVKMLGDFSNTIYLLAFDQELVVNALSKVQEGPGLDYLEKIVQVPFELPQISKSEIESLLFSQLDELVADIPEGKWDSTYWGNIYHSGLRYLFENVRDVTRYINSLRFSFSMVRNYVNPVDFLAITGLQVFLPEVYSGIRENKDLFAGHFSGQRSDSAIEQTATRLKEILQRTEAMTHEQLSEFLTYIFPKLEIISSNMEYGSDWLGEWRKNGRVCSPDNFDIFFKLALPVGMISNKEMETILGLATDKEEFCVALQGLNSDGRIIKFLERIEDYTREDVPEENIANIVNVLMDIGDTFQEVEQGFLTTSTSMRILRIFYQLSQRFETHDRRFDLFKNAIDQAENSLYTIVHEVGVQGQQHGKNTSKEHPAPEEKRAVTGEQLEILEQLAVEKIKLWADSGALATHQDLVSILYCWERWDRGDSGAVKEYISNLIEEDVGLIQLLVSFMSKVSSHSKGDKVSKTKWKITLDNISNFVSIDLVEPRVRKILSSDGFDTLEDKQKLAINVFLDTFDGKVED from the coding sequence ATGTTTAAATCAGACCAACCAATTGACTCATCTAAGCAAGACTTGTTAGGCCGCGCCCTATTTGCGCAGTCTTTTGCTACCGCCTTGCTGAGCCACAAAGATAATAGGAGTGTAGTTACTGCATTATATGGGAAGTGGGGTGCTGGCAAATCATCAGTTATCAACATGGCGCTTGAGCATGTGCAAGAAAAAGCTCGAAATCTTGGGAAAGAAGAACTGCCTATTGTTTTCAAATTCAATCCGTGGAACTTTTCTGATCAAAACCAACTCGTTTCGCAGTTTTTTAAGCAATTAGCGTACAGCTTACAGCATAAGGATTACGGGGAAAATGCAAAAGAGGCTGGGCGAAAACTAGAGGTTTACGCAAATCTTATAGCCCCACTAACATTGATCCCAATTCCAGCCGTCAGTGGTGGTGTCGCAGCATTGGTAGCTGTACTAAAGGGTGTCGGTAATGCTGCAATTAGCTGGGGCAAAAAGAATCAGAAGGATTTAGCTGCACTCAAAGATGATCTCAACGAAATCCTAAGTAGAAGCAAGAGAAAGATCATTATTGTTATTGATGATATCGACCGATTGAATAATGCTGAAATAAGACAGATTTTTCAGTTGGTTAAGATGCTTGGTGATTTTTCTAATACTATTTATCTGCTTGCTTTTGATCAGGAACTCGTCGTTAACGCCCTCTCAAAGGTACAAGAAGGCCCTGGTCTTGATTATTTGGAAAAGATCGTCCAGGTGCCTTTTGAATTGCCACAGATTTCAAAGAGTGAAATTGAAAGCCTATTGTTCAGTCAATTAGATGAGCTAGTCGCCGATATCCCTGAAGGAAAGTGGGACTCAACATATTGGGGAAATATTTATCATAGTGGCTTGAGGTATTTATTTGAGAACGTACGCGACGTTACCCGTTACATCAATTCCCTGAGATTTAGCTTTTCGATGGTGCGAAATTACGTTAACCCAGTTGATTTTTTAGCAATTACCGGTCTTCAGGTTTTTTTGCCCGAAGTTTATTCGGGTATACGTGAAAACAAGGACTTATTTGCGGGCCATTTTTCCGGCCAAAGATCGGATTCTGCAATAGAGCAGACGGCTACGCGACTTAAAGAAATACTTCAGCGAACTGAAGCAATGACCCACGAGCAACTAAGCGAGTTTCTGACCTATATTTTTCCGAAGCTAGAAATCATCTCAAGCAATATGGAATATGGCTCTGACTGGCTGGGAGAGTGGCGCAAAAATGGTCGTGTGTGTAGCCCAGATAATTTCGACATATTTTTTAAATTAGCGTTGCCCGTTGGGATGATTTCTAACAAGGAAATGGAAACGATTCTTGGTTTAGCTACGGACAAAGAGGAGTTCTGTGTAGCGCTTCAAGGGCTGAATAGTGATGGTCGAATAATAAAGTTTCTTGAACGTATAGAAGATTATACGAGGGAAGACGTCCCAGAAGAGAATATTGCCAATATTGTAAATGTTTTGATGGATATTGGTGACACTTTCCAAGAAGTTGAGCAGGGCTTTCTCACAACAAGTACTTCAATGAGGATTTTGAGAATTTTTTATCAGCTTAGCCAGCGATTTGAAACGCATGATAGGCGTTTTGATTTGTTCAAGAATGCTATAGACCAAGCAGAAAATAGCCTTTACACCATTGTCCATGAGGTTGGTGTGCAAGGCCAACAGCATGGGAAAAACACCAGTAAAGAGCATCCGGCGCCTGAAGAGAAGAGAGCCGTAACCGGTGAGCAGCTTGAAATATTAGAGCAGTTGGCAGTCGAAAAAATAAAGCTATGGGCAGATTCTGGAGCGTTGGCTACGCATCAGGACCTTGTCAGTATTCTATATTGCTGGGAAAGATGGGACAGGGGTGATTCAGGAGCGGTTAAGGAATATATTTCAAACCTGATTGAAGAAGACGTTGGTTTGATTCAGCTTCTTGTCTCATTTATGTCTAAGGTGAGCAGCCACAGCAAGGGGGACAAAGTCTCAAAGACAAAATGGAAAATCACCTTGGATAATATCAGCAACTTTGTATCTATAGATTTAGTTGAGCCACGCGTCAGGAAAATCCTTAGCTCAGACGGGTTTGACACGTTGGAAGATAAACAGAAATTAGCAATAAATGTCTTTCTCGATACATTTGATGGGAAAGTTGAAGATTGA
- a CDS encoding Fic family protein translates to MLPPSDRYDTSGLPEDQYEPGSNRSVLKNLRGITSSEEMQIVETEELWRTQEYLLGEIEQDQRFTVNDIYEMHRIWLETVYSWAGKDRQVNISKGGFDFAMARVIPSMMAEFERKQLAVHTPCQCTDMNEITQALAEVHVELMLIHPFREGNGRLGRLLATLMALQAGLPLLDFSDWSGIKRDEYFAAVRAGIDMNYEPMKQLFFEVMEDSGK, encoded by the coding sequence ATGTTGCCTCCTTCAGATCGTTACGACACATCCGGCTTGCCGGAAGACCAATACGAACCGGGTTCAAATAGATCAGTTCTGAAAAATCTGCGTGGAATTACCTCATCGGAAGAGATGCAGATTGTTGAGACAGAGGAATTATGGCGAACGCAAGAATATCTATTGGGAGAAATTGAACAAGACCAGAGATTCACTGTTAATGATATCTATGAAATGCATCGAATCTGGCTAGAAACGGTTTATTCGTGGGCTGGTAAAGATCGTCAGGTCAATATCAGCAAAGGCGGATTCGATTTTGCCATGGCCCGGGTAATTCCGAGCATGATGGCGGAGTTTGAGCGGAAACAGTTGGCGGTACATACTCCGTGTCAATGTACCGATATGAATGAAATTACTCAGGCCCTGGCGGAAGTGCATGTAGAGCTGATGTTGATACACCCCTTTCGTGAGGGGAACGGTAGACTCGGTCGTTTGCTTGCCACACTGATGGCATTGCAAGCAGGTTTGCCGCTACTTGATTTCAGTGATTGGTCAGGAATAAAGAGAGACGAATACTTTGCTGCGGTTCGTGCAGGGATTGATATGAACTATGAACCGATGAAGCAACTATTTTTTGAGGTGATGGAAGATTCAGGCAAGTAA
- a CDS encoding class I SAM-dependent DNA methyltransferase — MTPAAIVSKLWNYCNVLRDDGMSYGDYVEQLTYLLFLKMADERTKPPYVPASGAHKQPDMVPEAYSWPTLVKKDGDELFDHYRHTLENLGNEKGLLGLIFNKSQNKFQDPAKLRRLIVDLIGNENWSVMSADVKGDAYEGLLEKNAQDTKSGAGQYFTPRPLIQAIVDVIAPKPGETISDPACGTGGFLLAAHDSLVDNHPHMTKDERKKLMDGTFKGWELVQSTARLCAMNLMLHGIGSDDSNLPLVVSDSLASDPGDRFNIILTNPPFGKKSSTTIVAEDGKVGKEKEIIERDDFWATTSNKQLNFMQHVKTLLKQHGRAAVVVPDNVLFEGGAGETIRRKLLHECDVHTILRLPTGLFYAQGVKANVIFFDRKPASETPWTKKLWIYDLRTNVHFTLKTNPLKRSDLDEFVQLYNPSKRQQRTATWNEENPSGRWRCYDYEDLIARDKASLDIFWLKDDSLEDSDNLPEPGVLAAEIVEDMQAALEQFREIAADLGVEDTIAE; from the coding sequence ATGACCCCCGCAGCAATCGTATCGAAACTCTGGAACTACTGTAACGTCCTGCGCGACGACGGCATGAGCTATGGCGACTACGTCGAACAGCTCACCTATTTGCTTTTCCTTAAAATGGCCGACGAGCGCACCAAGCCGCCTTATGTGCCTGCCTCCGGCGCACACAAGCAACCAGACATGGTTCCGGAAGCTTACTCATGGCCGACACTGGTCAAAAAGGACGGTGATGAGCTATTTGACCACTACCGCCATACCCTGGAAAACCTCGGTAATGAAAAAGGGCTGCTCGGGCTGATTTTCAACAAGTCGCAGAACAAATTTCAGGACCCGGCCAAACTGCGTCGCCTGATTGTCGATCTGATCGGTAACGAGAATTGGTCGGTTATGAGTGCCGATGTTAAAGGGGATGCCTACGAAGGGCTGTTGGAGAAAAACGCACAGGACACCAAGAGCGGTGCCGGGCAGTACTTTACGCCACGGCCATTGATTCAGGCAATCGTTGATGTTATTGCCCCCAAGCCGGGTGAGACCATCAGTGACCCCGCATGTGGAACTGGTGGATTCCTCCTCGCCGCCCACGACAGCCTCGTCGATAACCATCCTCACATGACCAAGGATGAGCGGAAAAAGCTCATGGATGGCACCTTCAAGGGCTGGGAGCTGGTGCAGTCGACAGCACGACTCTGTGCCATGAACTTGATGTTACATGGTATCGGCAGTGATGACAGCAATTTGCCATTGGTTGTGAGTGATTCCCTCGCCTCTGATCCGGGCGACCGCTTCAATATCATCCTCACCAATCCTCCCTTCGGTAAAAAGAGCAGTACCACCATCGTGGCCGAAGACGGCAAGGTAGGCAAAGAGAAGGAAATCATTGAGCGTGACGATTTCTGGGCGACCACATCAAACAAACAGCTCAATTTCATGCAGCACGTCAAAACCCTGCTCAAACAGCATGGCCGCGCTGCCGTAGTGGTGCCGGATAACGTGCTGTTCGAAGGCGGAGCCGGGGAGACCATCCGCCGCAAACTGCTGCACGAATGCGACGTCCACACCATTCTTCGCCTGCCAACCGGACTATTCTACGCTCAAGGGGTCAAAGCGAACGTCATCTTCTTCGACCGTAAACCCGCCAGTGAAACACCCTGGACGAAAAAGCTGTGGATCTACGACCTGCGCACCAACGTGCATTTCACCCTGAAAACCAATCCACTCAAGCGCAGTGACTTGGATGAATTTGTCCAGCTCTACAATCCAAGCAAACGTCAACAGCGTACCGCCACCTGGAATGAAGAAAATCCAAGCGGTCGTTGGCGCTGTTACGACTATGAAGACCTGATCGCCCGCGACAAAGCCAGCCTCGATATCTTCTGGCTCAAGGATGATTCGCTTGAAGATTCTGATAATTTGCCGGAGCCTGGTGTGCTGGCTGCTGAAATTGTTGAGGACATGCAGGCAGCGCTGGAGCAGTTCCGGGAGATCGCCGCGGATTTAGGTGTAGAAGATACTATTGCCGAATGA
- a CDS encoding endonuclease NucS: MPINHAVWKVGSEPQPLAEVSLQSEALLEKMIVSDPSILSLHWLLIGQQVRTDFGGIIDLLAVNQDGQLIVIELKRNQTPREVVAQALDYASWVRDLTSDEIAHIFNKFSRNGSLGEAFQKKFGIQLDEEQLNGSHQIVVVASSLDSSTERIVNYLNDMNVAINVIFFQVFQDGANQYLSRAWLIDPIETETRATSVQSGERGEWNGEYYSSFGHSEDRDWNEAIKYGFICAGGGQWYTKTLSLLSPGDRVWVNVPGQGYVGVGKVLGQSVRANEFQVDVNGEKQDFLDIAQANYHRQYVDDEENSEYFVSVEWVATKPVNAAVSEVGFFGNQNSVCRPRTTKWIHTVERLKKVFSIND; encoded by the coding sequence ATGCCAATCAATCATGCTGTTTGGAAAGTAGGTTCTGAACCGCAACCATTAGCTGAAGTTTCGTTGCAGAGTGAAGCATTGCTGGAGAAGATGATTGTTTCGGATCCCAGTATTCTGTCTTTACACTGGCTTCTCATTGGTCAGCAAGTAAGAACAGATTTTGGTGGAATAATCGATTTGCTAGCTGTCAATCAAGATGGCCAGCTCATCGTTATCGAACTGAAACGTAATCAAACCCCGCGAGAGGTTGTAGCTCAGGCGCTTGACTATGCGTCATGGGTAAGAGATCTCACCTCAGACGAAATTGCCCATATCTTCAACAAGTTTTCCAGGAATGGCTCACTTGGTGAAGCCTTTCAGAAAAAATTTGGTATTCAGCTCGATGAAGAGCAACTGAATGGTTCTCATCAGATAGTTGTCGTTGCATCCTCACTTGATTCAAGCACAGAGCGTATAGTTAATTACCTTAACGACATGAATGTCGCAATCAATGTTATCTTTTTTCAGGTGTTTCAAGATGGCGCTAACCAATACCTTAGCCGCGCCTGGCTAATCGATCCCATCGAAACAGAAACACGTGCGACATCTGTTCAATCAGGGGAGCGTGGAGAATGGAATGGCGAGTACTACTCATCTTTCGGACATAGCGAGGATAGAGACTGGAATGAAGCAATCAAATATGGCTTTATTTGTGCTGGGGGCGGGCAGTGGTATACAAAAACTCTCTCTTTGCTATCTCCAGGTGATCGCGTTTGGGTGAATGTTCCCGGCCAGGGATATGTTGGCGTCGGTAAGGTATTAGGACAATCGGTTCGTGCCAACGAATTTCAGGTTGATGTTAACGGTGAGAAACAAGATTTTCTCGACATCGCACAGGCAAATTATCACCGGCAATACGTGGACGATGAGGAAAATAGTGAATATTTCGTTTCCGTAGAGTGGGTTGCTACGAAGCCAGTCAATGCGGCAGTTTCAGAAGTTGGTTTTTTTGGCAATCAAAATTCTGTGTGCCGACCTCGAACAACCAAATGGATCCATACGGTAGAGCGGTTGAAGAAGGTGTTTTCGATTAATGATTGA
- a CDS encoding HIT family protein — MSMTTECPFCCVDESRQLFSNDFAISIADTFPVTRGHCLIIPKRHFTSFFESTEEERTALWVLADQTRQYLITEYAPDGFNIGINDGVAAGQTIMHLHIHLIPRYLGDSADPRGGVRWVIPKNAPYWKK; from the coding sequence ATGTCTATGACGACCGAATGCCCATTTTGTTGTGTGGATGAATCAAGACAATTATTTTCGAATGATTTTGCCATTTCTATAGCCGATACTTTCCCGGTGACCCGTGGGCATTGTTTGATTATCCCGAAGCGCCATTTTACCTCCTTTTTTGAATCAACGGAGGAAGAACGCACAGCGTTATGGGTCCTGGCAGACCAGACTCGGCAATATCTCATAACTGAATACGCTCCTGATGGTTTCAATATTGGTATTAATGACGGAGTTGCAGCAGGGCAGACGATAATGCATCTACACATCCACTTGATCCCCCGCTATCTGGGAGACTCAGCAGATCCGCGGGGCGGGGTGCGCTGGGTCATACCTAAAAATGCGCCATATTGGAAAAAATGA